The Anastrepha ludens isolate Willacy chromosome X, idAnaLude1.1, whole genome shotgun sequence genome includes a window with the following:
- the LOC128870054 gene encoding putative nuclease HARBI1, translating into MKKTCPFYDDLHAIFARRINIQPPTIYQSSEPVLSLVNNEEEVLLEIDCETSTSLPESPLFKQNFRNERESANDLIAKYTDSSYYIRRNYKGGRPQATPNTHVLLFLWFCCNKTTIREVSNLFNVSYSCAHNVINNVVSFLIGLSPDIIKFPQSATEKEIISNEFAAISGFPNVLGCIDGTYISIRAPKKKIRSTYINRHATISVTIQGICDANLKFLDVFTDVAHDSRVLKLSFIGKELPKLCLPKYHELGDSAYPIRNYLLTPYRDYGNLTEQEKRYNYKFSQTRVRIENAFGLLKCRFRQLMRLDFHEVETTAKFILACCVPHNICIDKQDFVEKKEYCVDPASVQEQHFPFEVSDTVLTELGEIKRSQIKSLF; encoded by the exons ATGAAAAAGACTTGTCCATTTTATGATGACCTACACGCAATTTTTGCACGGCGCATCAATATCCAGCCACCAACAATCTATCAGTCTTCAGAGCCAGTGTTGTCCTTGGTTAATAATGAAGAGGAAGTGTTATTAGAAATTGATTGCGAAACATCTACGAGTTTGCCTGAAAGTCCATTA tttaaacaaaattttcgcaATGAGCGTGAAAGTGCGAATGATTTAATCGCAAAATACACAGACAGCTCGTACTATATAAGGAGGAACTATAAAGGAGGGAGACCACAAGCAACGCCAAACACACAcgtgttattgtttttatg GTTTTGCTGCAATAAAACCACCATACGTGAGGTTAGCAACCTGTTTAATGTGTCATATTCTTGTGCCCATAACGTGATAAACAATGTTGTGTCGTTTCTGATTGGACTTTCACCAGACATCATAAAATTCCCTCAAAGTGCTACTGAAAAAGAGATTATATCAAATGAGTTTGCGGCAATCTCTGGTTTTCCTAACGTATTAGGCTGCATTGACGGAACCTACATTTCGATAAGGgcgccgaaaaaaaaaattcgttcaacatatATAAATAGGCATGCCACAATTTCCGTGACTATACAGGGTATATGTgatgcaaatttaaaatttttagatgttttCACTGACGTGGCGCACGACTCGCGTGTGCTGAAGTTATCTTTCATTGGTAAAGAACTTCCAAAGCTATGTTTACCAAAATATCATGAGTTAGGGGATTCTGCATATCCGATCCGAAATTATTTGTTAACGCCGTATAGGGATTACGGGAATTTAACTGAGCAAGAAAAGAGATACAATTACAAATTTAGTCAAACACGGGTCCGAATTGAAAACGCCTTTGGATTGTTAAAATGTCGTTTCCGGCAACTTATGCGATTAGATTTTCATGAAGTTGAGACTACAGCGAAATTTATACTAGCATGCTGCGTACCCCATAATATTTGCATAGACAAACAAGATTTTGTAGAGAAAAAAGAATACTGCGTTGATCCTGCTTCCGTTCAGGAACAACATTTTCCTTTCGAAGTAAGCGACACTGTTCTTACTGAGCTGGGCGAAATAAAAAGAAGCCAAATAAAGTCACTTTTTTGA